Part of the Pseudorasbora parva isolate DD20220531a chromosome 13, ASM2467924v1, whole genome shotgun sequence genome is shown below.
aaaataacCGAACATGATCATGTGAATGTATCAAAAAGCTGCCCATTGTTGCACAGTGACATTACCAGCTTCCTTTCTGACCTTGTTCTGCTAGATGATGTGATGCTAAATGTACCGGTCATCCGGCAGCTGTACCACTGGGATTGCGGCTTGGCCTGTTCGAGAATGGTACTGGAGTAAGTATGAATCCTAAGTGATATGCAACAATTACCctaatgataaatattttaactcatgttTGCTTGTGCAGGTATTTACATCCAGTAAGTGAGGAGGAATTTCAGAGAGCTTGTTTGGACTTGGAGTTCACAGAGAGTGTGTGGACTATTGACCTGGCTTATCTCATGTGTAAACTGGGGGTCAGACACTGCTTTTGCACACAGACTCTTGGAGTGGATAAGGGCTTCAGGAACCAGGTACATGAGCTGCTGTCAGTGTCATGTGTTCCAGTCGTAATCAAAGTCGAAGTGCAGAAAATAAAGGGGTGTTTCAGTCCCATTTTTCCAAGAAAAGGACCATGTTTAAGTTTTAGTTTTAATGGTGGAGGAGCTGTAATTTATGTAAAAGGATCAGTCCTGACACAGATGTTATAACTAATCACGTTGGCATCTGAATCGTTTTTCTGTTTCCTGTGTTCTCCTGCTTCAGTCTTTCTACAAAAAGCATTTCGAGACAGAGGAGGACAGGGTGAATGAACTCTTTATGAAGGCTGAGAGCAAAGGAGTCCTGGTGAATAAATGGTGAGGTTTTTCCAcatttgtcattttttatttgctCACACATTGTGCTTGATATATGAGGATACCAATGTCATGGAAAACTTAAAAATATCagggatttttttctttcttctagGCTTGAAAAAATTGTGAAGATGTATATAGTTAGTTAACCTACATGTATTtacactttaaatgtattttttgtctaGTTATGCTAagctttaaaatatttaattcagCTGATGCAatctataatataaatataaacaaatgtTTATGCTATACTCAAGCATAACTGGAAAAATCATGGCAGTTCATTGGTCAAAATTCATTGGCCTTGCACAATATAACAATTATTGGCCCCTGAAgaatacttttttaatgtattgCTATCggttatattttagatttaattatgcatttaaTCATGTCcatattcttttatttttactaaagtgatttaaagcatttttcttTCTGGGTTCATGCATTCCCTGTGAATCGAACACTATCCCCATGGCTTTGTTTATCATGCTCTACACTGGAATGCTTCCAATCAATCAAATACAacgttttttttaatccatttagACAAAATAGTACAACATTTCAGCCATTTATCCTAGTGCATATATATTTACCGTTCCACCATATCTGAAACTTACAAGATTTTATCCAAATCTGTCAGctgaaacttttttttgcaatactTGAAGAAATCTGATCACATCTGTCTCTTGTAGCTCTGTTACAGTTCAGGAGATCCAGAGTCACCTGGAGCAGGGTCATGTGGCCATCGTGCTGGTCAACGCAGTGGTATTGGTGTGTGAGCTGTGCTCCACGCCTGTCAAATACTGCTGTTTCCTCCCTGTGGGTCAGAAATGCTTCTGCAGGAAGCCAGATTACCAGGGCCACTTCGTGGTGGTGTGTGGGTTTAACCGCAATACCGGCAGCATCTTCTACAACAACCCCGCCTACTCGGACCGTATGTATTTAGATATTCTACATCCTAAGTACATCTAAATACAAGTCTAATCAACAATTTTGCTTTTGAAACTGAtgtgtgtacatatatatataattataatgcaTACACGCACACAATGAACCAAAACATTTTGACCAAGATGCTATCAGCAGATCCTTCATGTCCTGTAGGTTGCGAGGTGGAGTCACTATTGGATAGAACTGGCTGGTCTAGTACATCCCACGTATGCTCAATTGAATTGAAATCTGGGAAATTTGGAGGCTAGGGCAACACCTTCAATCCTTCGTTATGTTCATCAGCCATTACTGAGCAATGTGTGCAGTGttgcagggtgcattatcctgctgaaagaggccaccaGCAAACACAATTGTCATAAAGTGGTGTCcttggtctgcaacaatgtttaGGTAGGTGGCACATGTCAAATGTGCTTCCACATGTATGGCCAGACCCAGGGTTTCAGACTCCC
Proteins encoded:
- the gucd1 gene encoding protein GUCD1, which produces MNDDVMLNVPVIRQLYHWDCGLACSRMVLEYLHPVSEEEFQRACLDLEFTESVWTIDLAYLMCKLGVRHCFCTQTLGVDKGFRNQSFYKKHFETEEDRVNELFMKAESKGVLVNKCSVTVQEIQSHLEQGHVAIVLVNAVVLVCELCSTPVKYCCFLPVGQKCFCRKPDYQGHFVVVCGFNRNTGSIFYNNPAYSDRVCCTSFSNFEEARRSYGTDEDILFIYKDD